AAAGATTTACCTGAACGAACTATATAGAGTACTCAAGCCGGGCGGCATGCTGGTGGGAAGTTCATACTTTACCGATACTGAAGACGACGCGGAAAAAGTTTGTTCGAAAAATAAATTTCACCTTCATATCTGCACTCGTGCAGAGATAGAAAGGCTGCTTACAGAGGCAGGTTTTAACAATATAAGAATATATAATAATAAATTATTCCTGACCGCAAGAAAGTAGGGATATATTCTATGGCAGATGTGCAATGAATATACTTATGATGACATCTCCGGCGCCAAAGATCGCGCCGTTCTGGACCTCAGAGAAGAGGCCCCCGCTGGGGGTGGGCTACCTTATTGCCGTACTCAAGGCAGAAGGCCACAATATCTTTTTTATAGATAACTATCTTGAACCTGGTAATGTTCTTGAAACCGATTTCTTATCAAAAAATAAAATAGATTTTGTTGGAATATATTCCAACACGATATGTTATCAGGAAACAGTCTCAATGTTTATTAAATTGCAGGAACTTAGAGAAAAAAAGTTGTGGCATGGAAAAATTGTTGTTGGTGGCCCCCACACTTCCGTCGGTCTGGATACTATCCCTGAATTTGTTGATCATATAGTTATAGGAGAAGGAGAATTGTCCGTTCCAGAGATAATTTCTGGGAAGCAAAAAAATAGGGTGGTTCGTGGGAAACCTGTTATGGATATGGACAGTCTCCCTCTTCCTGCATGGGAGGAATTTATTTATAAACCTTACCTTTGGAAGCATTCATGGGTTGATGCTTATCCGTTATATACTTTTAACACGAGCCGTGGCTGTCCTTTCGATTGCAACTTCTGTTCTGTTCAGTCAATTTGGGGACAAACATACAGATATATGTCGGCAGGAAGAATTGTGTCAGATATTGTTTACATGATGAAGTATTATGGACTAAAGGGAGCCTATTTTAGAGAAGATCACTTTACTCTCAAGAAATCAAGAATCGTAGAGTTTTGTGAGTTGCTATTAAAGAAGAATATAAGAATAGACTGGCTATGTGAAACAAGGGTAGACAATTTATGTGATCTGGAGTACCAAAAGCTCATGGCCAAGGCTGGATGCAAGGCTTTCTATATAGGTGTAGAAAGTGGCAGTCCCAGGATGCTGGAGTTTTTCAAAAAAGAAGAGACTGTAGAACAATTTACAGAAGCATTCCATATGGCTAAGGAAGTGGGGATAAAAACGTATGCCAGTTTTGTTGTCGGAGCTCCAACTGAAACAGAAGAAGACAGGAAGATGACGGAAGATCTCATCTCTACTATAAAGCCTGATTATACTGGAAAGAATGTTTTTGTTGGTATCCCTGGCTCGGAGCTTTACGATTATGTTAAAAAAAATCGGCTTTATGAATATGAAGATTTGAATAAGGTATTGTATTTGAAGGGGCATAATAAGCGCGTTGATATTTACTATGGCGGGAATCCATACTTAAAAATCCCAAATTCGACAATAAGAAGGAAGATATTGGCTTTTGAGTTAAAGAATAGAGCTATTGGATTATATGGCCGGCTTAGAAAAATATTGCGGTAATT
The nucleotide sequence above comes from Deltaproteobacteria bacterium. Encoded proteins:
- a CDS encoding B12-binding domain-containing radical SAM protein; this translates as MNILMMTSPAPKIAPFWTSEKRPPLGVGYLIAVLKAEGHNIFFIDNYLEPGNVLETDFLSKNKIDFVGIYSNTICYQETVSMFIKLQELREKKLWHGKIVVGGPHTSVGLDTIPEFVDHIVIGEGELSVPEIISGKQKNRVVRGKPVMDMDSLPLPAWEEFIYKPYLWKHSWVDAYPLYTFNTSRGCPFDCNFCSVQSIWGQTYRYMSAGRIVSDIVYMMKYYGLKGAYFREDHFTLKKSRIVEFCELLLKKNIRIDWLCETRVDNLCDLEYQKLMAKAGCKAFYIGVESGSPRMLEFFKKEETVEQFTEAFHMAKEVGIKTYASFVVGAPTETEEDRKMTEDLISTIKPDYTGKNVFVGIPGSELYDYVKKNRLYEYEDLNKVLYLKGHNKRVDIYYGGNPYLKIPNSTIRRKILAFELKNRAIGLYGRLRKILR